The Chitinophaga niabensis genome segment CAATGATTAATCCCGGGCCGAGGCCTTTGAGCCAGGAGAGGACATTTGATTGTTTCTGATCTGCCATATGCTGATAAAATGATAGTTGGAATGAAGATTTCGGTAACGTACCCGAAAATAGACATAAAATTGAATTATTTATAGGAAAATGGGGAGTTGGAGGAAATTTTGGAGGATTACTGTTTAAATAGTTGGCGATAGGTTATGATATCATCCTGTAATAGCTGGCAGGCTGCTTCTGTGAATCTGAGGGTTTCACCGAATGCTATGAAGATCTTTTGTTTTTCAGACGCATCCATATCTTCAAAATACTCACTTTCTGCTGCTGCAACAATGAGAGGCCATAGTGCCTGTACGAGTTCTCCAGGTTCTTTAAATAATGCATGGAAACTGCTGGCTGTTTTTAGGCATTGCTCCTTTTCTTTTATGGATAAAGACATATCGTTTGGAGTTTAAAAATCGCAATATGTGTATATTAACTTCGTTATTTGTGCTTTTTTGCACAGATATAAAATTACAACATTTGGGTTAAAATCCACCAATATTAATATTTATACATAAATAATACTATCTAATCGAAATATTGTGTTTTTCACCAACAATAGTGATAATTTATGCCGTTTTATATTTGCGCCATTATGCCTGAAAGCAAGCGCACATATAATCGTATCAAGGCAATGCTGGCTTTGAAACATAAGACCAGTAAAGAGTTGGCCGAACATTTACAGATCAATCCACAGACTGTATCCAGCTGGGCTACGAATTCCCGTCAGCCACGTCTCGATGAGCTGTTTGCTATTGCAGAGTTTTTGAAAGTTGGCCCTTGTGAATTGCTGGAAATTTAGATGCTAATATCCTTTGCCTAAGCCGCAAAAAAGGCTCTTCCACC includes the following:
- a CDS encoding helix-turn-helix transcriptional regulator, whose amino-acid sequence is MLALKHKTSKELAEHLQINPQTVSSWATNSRQPRLDELFAIAEFLKVGPCELLEI